A window of Thermococcus sp. genomic DNA:
ACGTCAACGCCCCCGTGGAGCATCTGGCCGAGGTAAGGCCTCTTCGCCCTGCCGAGTATAAGCTCCGCGACCTCCTTCGGGTCAAGGCCGTAGCTTGAAAGTATCTCCCCTATTCTTCCCCCATCTTCTTCCTCTGTTATGTTTATCCTCCCGGTTATTATGTCCTGACCGAGGCGCATATGGTCGCGCTCTTTGACGTAGTGCTTGTAGATGCTCTCGAAGGTGTGACTGAAGGGGCCGTGTCCTATATCGTGAAGCAGGGCACCAGCCTGAAGGAGCATCCCCTCCTCCTCGCTCAGACCAACTTCCCCTGAGAGTCTTCTCGCCAGGTTCCATGCTCCAAGGGAGTGCTCAAACCTGCTGTGGTTGGCCCCGGGGTAGACAATGTAAGCTAAGCCGAGTTGTCTGATGTGCCTCAGCCTCTGAAACTCCGGCGTCTTAAGGATGTCGAAAACCATACCCGAGACCCGCATACTGCCATGAATTGCGTCGTGGATTATCTTACCTCTCACAACCATCACCCGCTGAAAATGTGAGAAGAGTTTTAAATAAGTTTTCGGCGATATGACAAGAATTCATGAACCTTTGCCGGCTATGTATATTCTCTGTGTCTTGCCGAACTTCACAGGAAGTCCTTCCCTGAGCTTTTCCGCGGGGACCGCTTCAATTATTAACTCCGCCTGACCCGTCTCCTCGACCTCATAGCGAACTGGATTGTTGGCCTCGTATATCATCTCCCGGACTTCGTCCTCGATTCCGGCCGGTTTCTTCCCTGTATAGGCCACCCTTATGATTGCCCTCGGCTTGGGGTTCTGTGGGGAAAGCGGGTAGTAGATTATCACGAAGTCCACTAAATCGGGGTGGTTATATACTATTTCCATGACCTGATCTATGTGAAGCTTTGCTCCCGCGAGGCTTATGACGTCCTTGAGGCGGATTATGTTCCTCACCTCACCGTTCTCAACCCTCGCGAGGTCTCCAATGTCGTAGTTGAAGAGGGGCAACCCCGTCAGCTCACCCTCGCGCATAACCTTGGTTATGTAAATCCTCTTGTAGTTCTCGTAGCTGTCGCCGGTGTCCTTGAGAACCAGTATCGATTCCTTAAACTGGAACGGGAACGTTTTTCTGCGCTCTATTACACGATAGCCAGTTATATCATCCTCTGTTGAACCGAAGTTATCAATGATGACTGCATTCGGGAAGAGCTCAAGGGTCGCCTTGGCGAGCTCTGGTGTGAGAGTTTCACCGCCAACCACCAGGGTCTGAATGTCGTTCCTTATTGACTCAGGAAGGGTCAGGCCGAGATTGTAAGCGGTGGCCGTGAGGCAGAAGAGGGCAGTTGGACGGATGTCCTCAAGCTCCCTGAGAAGGAGCTTTTTGTCCAGGAGATATCTTACAGGGATCTGGTAATAGGCGCTCTTGACGTTGAGGAACTCGAAGCTCCCAAGGGCAAAGACACCCGACGACGATGGGAGCTGGGGAAAGAACGACGCTATCCTGTCGCCTTTGTCCATGTACTCTCTTATCCACTCCTCTACCTGTCTGGCGGTTCTGGCCTTATCGTCCCTCGTGTAGGGTATTCTCTTTGGTTTCCCTGTGGTTCCGCTGGTTCTCATAATCGCATGAAAGACCTTCCTCTCTCTGATGTAGTCCGGCCACACGGACTCGGTGTTGTAGAGGTCGTGGGGCTTTATGACAACGTTATCGGTAAGCTTCTCCAGATCCTCAGGTTTAAGGCTCTCAATGTCAATTCCATCAAACTTTTCCCTCCAGAAAGGAGTGGTCTCTAGGGCTTTCTTCAGGGTGTACCTGAAGTCCCCCACGCTTTCCCGGTCAATCCTTCCCATTACCAATCCCATAGAAGGCCACCTGTTAATGTTTCAAACCTCATTCTATTAATATTTAACGGAATTCCATGCACACCGAACACTGAAGTTCCCGGATAAACCTTTTATAGTAGTTCGCCATAATAACCTATCATGATGTACGATTCCCTTACTGCTGTAATCGAAGACAATCCACTGAGTGTTTCTGAGGAATTCACAAAGGACTATCTGAGGAGGATTTTTGAGTTTCATTTCGAGAGAACTCCCTACTGGAGAAGCGTGGCGAGACGCCTTAAGCCCGATCTGGATGAAATCTTCCAAGGGAACATCAGGAGAATCTTTGAAAACATATTTAACTCTGGACTTGCCGTTGATGAGGACTACCTGCGGGCCAACTGGCTCGACTTCGTTCCCGACAACTACCCGGGAAGGATAAGGTTTTACCAGTCTTCGGGAACGACGAGGGAGAGGGCAATCGGCCACTGGGATGCCAACTATCTAAGGGTTCTCCTCCCGTATTTAAGGAGGGCAATTGACGAGCTTTACCATCTCGATTCAACTTACAGTGACCATCAGATGCGCGCCATAGCCCACGGTCCATACGGCTGGTACCAGGACGAGATAAGTGAGCTAGTGTGGAGTTACGGAGGTGTTCTTTACTTCATCGGAATGGAAACCGAAGGTCTGAAGAGGGTTCTGAGGGAACAGGGTTTGGAGGCGGTTCTGAGACTGCTTGATCCTCTTGTGAGGTACACTCACAGGGTTATGGAGAGGGATAGGATAAACACCGTGAGGACAGCTCCCCAGCTGATGACCCTCTTTGAGGACTACAGCGACGGGATAGAGACCGCAATAGTGAGTGGCGTTGGTGTAAACCAGGATTTTCTAACCTATCTTGAGGAGACCTTCAGGGAAACCCGGATAGTCCCGCTCTACGGCTATTACCTCTTCGGTGATATCGTTGGTCTTCACCGGAGGGGAGAGTTCCACTACTACCCGAATTATCCAACCACCCTAATATTTCCGGTCAAGGTGGAGGACGAAGTTCGGATTGTGAAGAGGGGGGAGAGGGGTAAGAACGCATTCATAATCGCCAGGCCCGAGGTTCTTGTGGTCAAACTTGAGAACGAGACGGCAGAGCGCGTTCCCCCTTCAGGGCCCTTTAAGTGGGAGGGCTTTGGGAACCCCCTCAGGTAGGGTGGGAACATGAGCTGGGTACAATACCTGCTGGTTACTGAATTTATCGCCGTTGTTCTGGCCGATATAACGGCCGCGATTCTCGTGTTTAGGGTGTACCTCCAGAACAGAAGAACGTCGGCACTCGCTTTCTCGCTGGCATGGGTCTTTGACTTGATCTTTGTCGTTGCGTCTATGAAACCCAACGAGCCCCTTATCGAGGCCATCGGTCTCCTGTCGCTTCCAACCTTTGGGGGTCTCCTTCTCTATGGTTCAGTGAAGTTCCTTGAGGAAGAATCCCTGAGCGTCAGCCACAGAACCCTATCCCTCTTCGCAACGATGCCCCCCGCATTCATGCTATACATGCTCTCGGTTTACTACTACACCGGGGACCCCGTCTGGACCGCCAAGATAGCTTCGTCCCTGGGAATAAGCGGGGTCTTCGTCGTTAGCGGTGGGATGTTGCTGTGGGAGGTCAAGGAAATATATAAGAGTGCCGTTAAGTACCTCTCCATAGGGGTTATACTCTTTGGTCTGCACCTGATTCCCGCGGCTATATTCGGTAAAACAGAGCTCTACAAGGTTGCTGGTTTTACGCTGTCAACAGTGCTGATAATTCTCATGGTTTGGGCTATGATAAAGTTAACGTCCTCCAAGGCGTTCCAAGTAGTCGGCCCCAACGGTGAAGTCGAACTCGACCTCAAACCCGGTGTGATGATAGTCGATACAAGGGACTACCCCCAGATTAGGGAGCACTTAAGAGACGTCCCTGTTCTGGCATTTTTGAGGGATATCTCAGACGTCCCGGAGAAATGGGAGACCTACTTCGTCACGACAATCCCCTTCGAGGGTAAATTCAAGGGAACGATAACTCCCACGAACCTCGCCAAGATGACCGAGCTGAGCTACCAGTACCTTGAGGCCCTATCAAAGGCTGGAAAGAAGGGCATAATCCTGATAGACTGCTTCGAATACCTAATGGTTTACAACTCCTGGGAGAGCCTGATGAAGTTCCTCTCAAAACTCAGGGACATAATTCTGGTTAACAAAGGCACTCTTATCATAGTTCTCGAAAAGGGGAGTCTCAGCGAACACAAGTACCTTCAGCTTAGGAAGCTTCTTGGCTAATCCGAACTTGACAAGGTTTTTATACACCTTTTCTGAACCAAGCAATGCCCCCGCGCGAGGACCCCGGGGAGAATGAACCGGGGGGCGATGCGGGGGCTACAGCCCGGTCTCAGCGAGGTCCCCGCGGGAGGGCCTTCCGCGTTACGGAGCGCGATGACCGCGGGAAACCCAGACCGGGCACACTTCTGGCCCGCCTGGGTTAACCCGCCCGAGTTCGCCGAAGGGCACCGATGGGGGCGGGGGTTACGGGCGGGCCACACCTTGAGAGTTCTCCAGCAACTCTTGGAAAGTTTCCAAAATTTAATTACCTCTCCATAAGGTGTGCAAAAACTGAAGAGCAAAAGTTATTAAGGATGAGGGCATAGATTATAACGCCATGATAGGAGCGGACTATGTTGATATACCGTGCGGAGATGCCGGCAGGGTAATCCCCTGGCTCAAAGAGAACCCCCTTCGCGAGATAATGGACAAACGGAAGAAAGAGGCTGAGGAAACCCTACAGGATATAGCCGAAAAGGAAAAGGAGATTATTAAGCTCCTTCCCGAGGAGGTCAGGGAACTCATCAAGGTTCCTGACCTAAAGGAGTTGTTGGAGGAGTACTAATAGAGTACCACCTCGACCTCTTCTCCCTCAAGGTAGCCCTCGCTGTCCTCTGGGATGAGGATAAAGCCGTTGCTCTCGACGAGGGAGCTTATTATCCCGCTTCCCTTCTTTTTGATTGGCCTTGCCTCACCGTTCTCATACCAGACCTTGACGAACTCAGCCCTCCCGAGCTGGCTCGGAACCCTCTCCTTGAGCCTCGCCCTAACGCGAACCTCATAGTTTCTGGCCCCCACAAGCTTGGCTAAAGCGTGCTTGACGTAGAGGTGGAACTGCGCAAAGACCGCCACTGGATAACCACTCATAACGAATACCCTCTCGCCGTATCCTATCGGCCGGCCGGGCTTTATCGTTGTCCCGTGGAAGAGCAGGTTAACGAACCTGTGGGCGAAGTCCGTATCGCCGAAGGCGGAACCGCCCGTAACGAGGACGAGGTCGTTCTCCTCCTTCGCACGTAAGATAGTTTCACCCACGAGGCCTTCATCGTCCGGCAAAACACCGTAAAACACCGGCTCGCCGAAGTACTGCCTCACAAGCCCCTTGAGCATCACCGAGTTGCTCTCAAGGATTTTACCAGCCTTCAGTTTCTCCTCGTCGAACTCCTCTATGAGCTCGCTTCCAGTAACGATTATCCCAACGCGGGGTTTCCTCTTTACCCTCACACTCCTGAAGCAGGTTGCCTTGAGTAATGCAACGTCCTGTGGCCTTAAAACCTGCCCCTTCCTGAGGATTACCTCACCTTCCCTGACGTCCTCCCCGGCAAATGCCACGTTCTGGCCCGGTGCCACAGGGCGAAGAACCCTGATAACGTCCCCCTCTCGCTCCGCCATCTCCTGCATGAGGACGGCGTTTGCACCCTCTGGTATTTTAGCCCCCGTGGTCAGCTTTACGGCAGTACCGGGCTCAACCTTAACTCTACTCTCATCCCCTGCTATAATCTCGTCAATGACCTTCAGCTCGACGGGGCTGTACTCCCTCGCCATGAATGTATCCTCTGCCCTAACGGCATAGCCGTCAACGGCCGCCCTGTCAAAGGGCGGGACGTTTATAGGTGAGACGATATCCTCAGCAAGAACCCTCTCGATGGCATCATCAAGGGGCACTTCCTCCACTTCGTTTATCTCCTCGATGTCGTTAAGCAGAAGCTTCAGCGCTTCCCTGTAGGGGGTGAGGCGCTTGAACTCCCTCATTTCACTCCCTCCCGTGCTTAAGCACGTGACCCGCCTCGTTCAGAATGATTTTTATCCCGGTCTTCGCTGCTCCGAGGCTCCCGGGGAGGCAGAAGACCGCCATCGCTCTGCCGGAGCTCCTGATTATCCCCGCGGTTGCTCTCGTCATGATCGCAGATGTTCCGATTTCCTCGTAGCTCATGAACCTGAAGACCTCGCCAAATCCAGTGAGCTCCTTGTCAAAAAGTGGCCTGAGGCTCTCAATCGTCACGTCCCTGCTCGCTATACCCGTCCCGCCGGAGGTTACGACAACTTCGGAGCCCGCCCTAAAGGCCTCCACGACTGCCCCTATTATCTCCATCTTCTCGTCGGGGACGACCCTGTAGAGAACCCTCTCGTGCCCGGCCTTTTCAAGCTCCTCCAGAAGGAACTTTCCGCTCTTATCTTCCTTCTCCCCTCTGCTGGCCGTGTCGCTGACCGTTATAACGGCAAACCTGAAGGTTCTGGGTGCCTTCCTCTTGTGCTCCTCAACTCCCATGCTATCACCCAAGTAAACTTGAAATTGGACTTAATAATGTTTCAGCAAACGGAAGCGTTTAACGGGAAGGGTTATATTCCCCGTAACCAAGGGAAGTGCATGAGGTTCAGACACTTCATAAAGCCCTTCCCACGGCCTATGCTCGTTCTCAGCAACGCGCCCCACAGAGGAGGTCTAAGCAGGGCCAAAGGCTTCTTCTTCATGATGGTTCCCAAGAACTACTCCGGCAACTACAAAGCTGACTGCCTGGCCTTCGAACGGGAGCACGGCTTGAAGGATTTCGTCGGCTTCATGACCGCCGCGGACATAGAGAAGGTTCTCTCAATTGCCAGAAGCGGAAAGGTTACGGCCTACGTGACAGCTGGAATAACCAACCCGGCGATAGCCGGTGAGGTTCCTCCACCATGGAAGCCGGGCACGATAAACATCGCCCTCGTAATCGAGGATGGCTTAACGGTCGGCGCGATGGCCAACGCGATAATGACCGCGACCGAGGCGAAAACATACACCCTTCTAAAACTCGGCTACAATGCAACGGGAACGACGAGTGACGGGATAGGGATTTTCGCCTTTGAAGGAAATAGGGAGTGGGCGGGAACCGCTACAGAGCTTGGCTTGAACATCGGAAGAGCAGTAAGACAGGCCTTGGAGGAGAGCTTGAGGAAGTGGGAGAGAACGAGAAGGGCCAGCGATAGCCCTTAAGGATCTCCTCCTGTTTGCGGAAGAGGGGAATTACACGGACAGTATCGGGGGGGCATAACCGGGTTATACGCTAGAGGAAGGTTAGTTTTGGTTGAACTTCATTTGTTTGAGAATTAACTTTCTCATGCATTTGGTTGTTAACCTTTGGTTTAAATAATGCTTATATACCACAAGCTGTTATAATTCAAGTGAAAACCCCGTTGGGGGGGGTCGATGAGGAGGCGTGCACTGCTGGCCATACTCGTGGTCTTGCTCCTCATCGGGGCGTACGGAGCCTACGTGGTCAGCTACCCTAAATATCCAGAAGTCAAGGGTTGCGTGAACCCGTTTGCAGTTGTGAAGCCTGTAAGCAGGGTCAGGAAAACTGGTCAAAAGTTCACGTGTTCTTCAAGCTGGCAACGAGCAGGGACTTCTGGAAGCTTGCGAAACCTTGGGATGTTGACTACTCTCACGTTAAGGTTGTCAAGCACACGATTGACTATAACGGCGAGAAAGTAACCATGCTCGCCATAGGAATCCCGTTGAAGGACAGAAAGCACGTGATAGCACTCTACGAGTTCTCAAAACCAGTACGGGGAATAAAGATATGGGGTGTTGAATATTCGTATCAAGGCGATACTGCCAACATCCGTGCTGTATATCTCAATGGAAAACTGAAGAAACTTGATTCAGAATCCTGTAGTCAGGAGTGCCAGAGTGATTCCGACTGTGGCTTCCTGAGTGACTGTCACTGGTACTGCTGTAAGTTCGATATCATCAAAGCCGCCGAATGCTGTGGGATATGCGGGGACAACATCGCATGCATTCTAACATGGTGTGCGTATTGTGTGTACGAATCCTGTCAGCAGTGGGGATCCTACTGCGAGGGGTGGACTCCAGGACCCTGAGGAGTGATGAGATGGACAAAATCTTTATCAAAAACTTTTTATCTGCTCTTTTTTCGATTCTGCTTTTTTGGCTTGTATACCTCTACGAAAAACCCCGGAAGGGACACGTAAGGGCAAAGATAACGGGCATCATAGTCTTCATAGCGGTGACTCTGCTCCTCTCCGGACTCCGTCTTCTTGCTTGGGAATATGCCAAAGTTGGCACGCTAGCGGCTCTTTTGATAATGACAGCCGAAGTTATCTGGGGAGAGCATCTTAGGAACCGGGTGATGAGGGGGGCCTGACATGAGATCCGAAGATAAAGCATGCCTGCCCTTGGCCAAGGGTTTTCTGGTTCTCCTTCTTTCGGTAGTGTGGACAAGCAACTGGCAATACGAAACCAAGCTGAAGGTTTCTCT
This region includes:
- a CDS encoding DUF835 domain-containing protein encodes the protein MSWVQYLLVTEFIAVVLADITAAILVFRVYLQNRRTSALAFSLAWVFDLIFVVASMKPNEPLIEAIGLLSLPTFGGLLLYGSVKFLEEESLSVSHRTLSLFATMPPAFMLYMLSVYYYTGDPVWTAKIASSLGISGVFVVSGGMLLWEVKEIYKSAVKYLSIGVILFGLHLIPAAIFGKTELYKVAGFTLSTVLIILMVWAMIKLTSSKAFQVVGPNGEVELDLKPGVMIVDTRDYPQIREHLRDVPVLAFLRDISDVPEKWETYFVTTIPFEGKFKGTITPTNLAKMTELSYQYLEALSKAGKKGIILIDCFEYLMVYNSWESLMKFLSKLRDIILVNKGTLIIVLEKGSLSEHKYLQLRKLLG
- a CDS encoding AMP-binding protein, coding for MGLVMGRIDRESVGDFRYTLKKALETTPFWREKFDGIDIESLKPEDLEKLTDNVVIKPHDLYNTESVWPDYIRERKVFHAIMRTSGTTGKPKRIPYTRDDKARTARQVEEWIREYMDKGDRIASFFPQLPSSSGVFALGSFEFLNVKSAYYQIPVRYLLDKKLLLRELEDIRPTALFCLTATAYNLGLTLPESIRNDIQTLVVGGETLTPELAKATLELFPNAVIIDNFGSTEDDITGYRVIERRKTFPFQFKESILVLKDTGDSYENYKRIYITKVMREGELTGLPLFNYDIGDLARVENGEVRNIIRLKDVISLAGAKLHIDQVMEIVYNHPDLVDFVIIYYPLSPQNPKPRAIIRVAYTGKKPAGIEDEVREMIYEANNPVRYEVEETGQAELIIEAVPAEKLREGLPVKFGKTQRIYIAGKGS
- the glp gene encoding gephyrin-like molybdotransferase Glp is translated as MREFKRLTPYREALKLLLNDIEEINEVEEVPLDDAIERVLAEDIVSPINVPPFDRAAVDGYAVRAEDTFMAREYSPVELKVIDEIIAGDESRVKVEPGTAVKLTTGAKIPEGANAVLMQEMAEREGDVIRVLRPVAPGQNVAFAGEDVREGEVILRKGQVLRPQDVALLKATCFRSVRVKRKPRVGIIVTGSELIEEFDEEKLKAGKILESNSVMLKGLVRQYFGEPVFYGVLPDDEGLVGETILRAKEENDLVLVTGGSAFGDTDFAHRFVNLLFHGTTIKPGRPIGYGERVFVMSGYPVAVFAQFHLYVKHALAKLVGARNYEVRVRARLKERVPSQLGRAEFVKVWYENGEARPIKKKGSGIISSLVESNGFILIPEDSEGYLEGEEVEVVLY
- a CDS encoding MogA/MoaB family molybdenum cofactor biosynthesis protein yields the protein MGVEEHKRKAPRTFRFAVITVSDTASRGEKEDKSGKFLLEELEKAGHERVLYRVVPDEKMEIIGAVVEAFRAGSEVVVTSGGTGIASRDVTIESLRPLFDKELTGFGEVFRFMSYEEIGTSAIMTRATAGIIRSSGRAMAVFCLPGSLGAAKTGIKIILNEAGHVLKHGRE
- a CDS encoding adenosylcobinamide amidohydrolase, which gives rise to MRFRHFIKPFPRPMLVLSNAPHRGGLSRAKGFFFMMVPKNYSGNYKADCLAFEREHGLKDFVGFMTAADIEKVLSIARSGKVTAYVTAGITNPAIAGEVPPPWKPGTINIALVIEDGLTVGAMANAIMTATEAKTYTLLKLGYNATGTTSDGIGIFAFEGNREWAGTATELGLNIGRAVRQALEESLRKWERTRRASDSP